From one Solanum stenotomum isolate F172 chromosome 12, ASM1918654v1, whole genome shotgun sequence genomic stretch:
- the LOC125848458 gene encoding syntaxin-112, with protein sequence MNDLMTKSFLSYVELKKQAHLDLETERDLEMGQLSRTDEDNLSNFFREIEAVKGDIQEITNLLIDLQNLNEETKTTHGPKVLRGIRDRMDSDMVSVLRKAKIVKAKLEALDKSNVGNRKLSVAYALGTVVDRTRVNMTNGLRVKLRDIMNDFQALREKILSDYKDCLRRRYYNETGKEPTEEVIEKMVSGESGKVQIFAAKTEMNLDDKDKHEAVMDIKKSLDKLHQVFLDMAVLVETQGEQIDDIEHNMAIAGSFISGGTNSLFYAKQQQKKGRAWICWVWAVVLIILVVCLIATLSS encoded by the coding sequence ATGAATGATCTCATGACGAAATCGTTCTTAAGTTATGTGGAATTGAAGAAACAAGCCCATTTGGATCTTGAAACAGagagggatttggagatgggcCAACTCAGCCGCACAGATGAAGACAATCTTTCCAACTTCTTCCGTGAAATCGAGGCAGTGAAGGGTGATATTCAAGAGATAACTAATCTCTTGATCGATCTTCAAAATCTGAATGAGGAGACAAAAACTACTCACGGTCCCAAAGTTCTTCGTGGCATTAGAGACAGAATGGATTCTGATATGGTCTCTGTCCTTCGCAAAGCCAAGATTGTCAAGGCAAAACTTGAAGCACTTGACAAATCAAATGTGGGGAATCGCAAATTATCAGTGGCATATGCACTAGGCACTGTGGTTGATCGAACGAGAGTTAACATGACTAATGGATTGAGGGTCAAGCTTAGGGACATCATGAATGATTTTCAGGCTTTGAGAGAAAAAATCTTGTCAGATTACAAAGACTGCCTCAGAAGAAGATATTACAACGAGACGGGGAAGGAGCCAACAGAGGAAGTGATTGAGAAGATGGTTTCAGGAGAAAGTGGGAAAGTTCAAATATTTGCAGCAAAAACAGAGATGAATCTTGATGACAAAGATAAGCACGAGGCTGTAATGGACATAAAGAAGAGCCTGGACAAACTTCATCAAGTGTTTCTTGATATGGCTGTTCTAGTTGAGACTCAAGGTGAACAGATTGATGACATTGAGCATAATATGGCCATTGCTGGAAGCTTCATCAGTGGTGGAACCAACAGTCTTTTCTATGCTAAGCAGCAGCAGAAGAAGGGAAGGGCATGGATATGTTGGGTATGGGCTGTGGTATTGATCATTTTGGTTGTCTGCTTAATTGCTACATTGAGCTCTTGA
- the LOC125848456 gene encoding putative glucose-6-phosphate 1-epimerase, producing MAALSMTWSCSPLTSSKFRRVNRHSGMTFASVKSTEGLGNLPKVVLTSPHGSEAELYLFGACVTSWKVDSKDLLFVRPDAVFNGQKPISGGIPHCFPQFGPGPIQQHGFGRNVSWTLVSSENVEEKPVVTVELRDGPYSRAMWDYSFHALYKITLDKKTLSTELTVKNTDNKPFSFTTALHTYFSASVTGASVSGLKGCKTLNKVPDPTNPVEGKEERDVVTFPGFVDCVYLDAPNELQLDNGLGDKISIKNTNWSDAVLWNPHLTMEQSYKDFVCVENAKIGTVQLEPEQSWTAVQHLTVA from the exons ATGGCAGCATTGTCTATGACCTGGTCTTGCTCTCCCTTAACCTCCTCAAAATTTCGGCGAGTTAATCG ACACTCAGGGATGACATTTGCAAGTGTGAAATCTACTGAAGGGTTGGGAAATTTACCCAAGGTCGTTTTGACTTCTCCTCATGGAAG TGAGGCTGAGCTATATCTATTTGGAGCTTGCGTCACATCTTGGAAAGTAGACAGTAAAGATCTACTTTTTGTTCGACCAGATGCTGTATTCAATGGTCAGAAACCAATCAG TGGAGGAATACCACATTGTTTCCCACAATTTGGACCTGGCCCAATCCAGCAG CACGGATTTGGAAGGAACGTGAGTTGGACCCTTGTTAGTTCTGAAAATGTGGAGGAGAAACCTGTTGTTACTGTGGAGCTAAGGGATGGCCCTTACAGCCGTGCAATGTGGGACTATAGTTTCCATGCTCTTTACAAG ATCACTCTTGATAAGAAGACCCTCTCAACGGAACTCACAGTTAAAAATACTGACAACAAACCATTTTCATTCACTACTGCACTGCATACTTACTTCAGC GCTTCTGTAACAGGTGCATCAGTTAGTGGTTTAAAAGGTTGCAAAACTCTAAACAAGGTTCCTGATCCCACAAACCCTGTCGAGGGAAAGGAGGAAAG GGATGTGGTGACATTTCCTGGATTTGTGGACTGTGTTTATCTTGATGCACCTAATGAGTTACAACTAGATAATGGTTTGGGTGATAAGATATCTATCAAAAACACCAA TTGGTCTGATGCTGTTCTATGGAACCCTCATTTGACCATGGAACAAAGCTATAAAgattttgtttgtgttgaaaaTGCCAAG ATTGGAACAGTTCAGCTTGAACCAGAGCAATCTTGGACGGCTGTACAACATCTAACTGTTGCTTAA
- the LOC125848641 gene encoding laccase-11-like, which produces MAKQTSFLGLLVFGFLCFICLPAEAALKKYQFDVKLSNVSRLCNAKQMVTVNGGFPGPTIYAREGDRVQINVTNYVQYNLSIHWHGLKQYRNGWADGPAYITQCPIQTGNSYVYDFNVTGQRGTLWWHAHILWLRATVYGAIVIMPQQGTPFPFPQPDREEVLVLGEWWNADVEAVEKQGNALGLPPNMSDAHTINGKPGPLFPCSEKYTFAMEVEKGKTYLLRIINAALNDELFFALANHTFTVVEIDAVYTKPFSTEAILIAPGQTTNVLVRANQVPGRYFMAARAFMDAPISVDNKTATAIFQYKGVPETVLPKLPTLPAQNDSDFALSYNSKLKSLNTPKYPANVPLNVDRHLLFTVGLGINPCPTCLNGTRLTASLNNISFIMPQTALLQSHYFNIKGVYTPDFPDKPPTPFNFTGAPLTANLRTNVGTRISKIAFNSTVEIVVQDTNLLSVESHPFHLHGYNFFVVGTGIGNFDPKKDPAKYNLIDPIERNTVGVPTGGWTAIRFRADNPGVWFFHCHLELHTGWGLKTAFLVEDGPGSDHNVLPPPKDLPTC; this is translated from the exons ATGGCAAAGCAGACAAGTTTTTTAGGCTTACTTGTCTTTGGATTTCTCTGTTTCATTTGTCTACCTGCTGAGGCTGCCCTTAAGAAATATCAATTTGAT GTGAAATTGTCAAATGTGAGTAGATTGTGCAATGCAAAACAAATGGTTACAGTAAATGGTGGATTTCCAGGGCCAACTATATATGCCAGAGAAGGAGATAGAGTTCAAATCAATGTTACCAACTATGTACAATATAACTTGTCTATCCATTG GCATGGTTTGAAACAATATCGCAATGGTTGGGCAGATGGTCCAGCTTACATAACTCAATGCCCTATCCAGACAGGAAATAGCTATGTTTATGATTTCAATGTAACAGGACAAAGAGGAACCTTGTGGTGGCATGCACATATTCTTTGGCTAAGGGCAACTGTCTATGGTGCAATAGTGATCATGCCACAACAAGGAACTCCCTTCCCTTTTCCTCAGCCAGATAGGGAAGAGGTGCTTGTTCTAG GGGAATGGTGGAATGCTGATGTTGAAGCAGTCGAGAAACAAGGAAATGCCTTGGGTCTTCCTCCTAATATGTCCGATGCTCACACGATTAACGGAAAGCCAGGGCCTCTTTTCCCATGTTCAGAGAAAT ATACTTTTGCCATGGAAGTTGAAAAAGGAAAGACATACCTGTTGAGAATTATCAATGCTGCTCTCAATGATGAGCTCTTTTTTGCCCTGGCTAACCATACCTTCACAGTGGTAGAAATTGATGCAGTCTACACGAAACCATTCTCCACAGAGGCCATCCTGATAGCACCAGGCCAAACTACAAACGTTCTGGTTCGTGCAAACCAAGTTCCGGGAAGATACTTCATGGCTGCAAGGGCCTTCATGGATGCTCCAATCAGTGTGGATAACAAGACTGCCACTGCTATATTCCAGTACAAGGGAGTCCCAGAAACGGTGCTGCCAAAACTTCCAACCTTGCCTGCACAAAATGACTCAGACTTTGCTTTGAGCTATAACTCTAAACTCAAAAGCTTAAATACTCCCAAATATCCAGCAAATGTCCCCCTAAATGTTGATCGTCACCTCTTGTTTACAGTTGGCCTTGGAATAAATCCTTGTCCCACCTGTCTTAATGGAACTAGGCTTACAGCATCTCTGAATAACATTTCCTTTATCATGCCACAAACTGCACTTCTTCAATCTCATTACTTCAACATTAAAGGAGTGTACACACCAGATTTCCCAGACAAACCACCTACTCCATTCAATTTTACAGGGGCACCCCTTACAGCCAACCTAAGGACAAATGTAGGCACTAGGATCAGTAAAATTGCTTTCAATTCCACTGTTGAAATAGTAGTCCAAGACACCAACTTATTGTCGGTGGAATCACATCCTTTCCATCTCCATGGCTATAACTTCTTTGTAGTTGGAACTGGCATCGGAAACTTTGACCCCAAAAAAGATCCAGCAAAATACAACTTGATCGATCCTATAGAAAGAAATACTGTTGGTGTTCCTACTGGCGGTTGGACTGCTATTCGATTCAGGGCTGATAATCCAG GGGTCTGGTTTTTCCACTGTCATCTGGAGTTGCATACAGGCTGGGGACTGAAAACAGCATTTTTAGTGGAAGATGGACCAGGATCAGATCATAATGTTCTGCCTCCACCAAAGGATCTTCCAACCTGCTAA
- the LOC125848640 gene encoding laccase-11-like, with protein MAMRTSLLGVLAFGFLCFICLPAEAALKKYQFDVKVSNVSRLCHAKQMVTVNGGFPGPTIYAREGDRVQINVTNYAQYNLSIHWHGLKQYRNGWADGPAYITQCPIQTGDSYVYDFNVTGQRGTLWWHAHILWLRATVYGAIVIMPQQGTPFPFPQPDREEVLVLGEWWNADVEQIEKQGNALGLPPNMSDAHTINGKPGPLFPCSEKHTFAMEVEKGKTYLLRIINAALNDELFFALANHTFTVVEIDAVYTKPFTTDSILIAPGQTTNVLVRANQLPGRYFMAARAFMDAPISVDNKTATAIFQYKGIPETVIPKLPTLPAQNDSDFALSYNSKLKSLNTPKYPANVPLNVDRHLLLTVGLGINPCPTCLNGTRLTASLNNISFIMPETALLQSHYFNIKGVYTPDFPDKPPTPFNFTGAPLTANLRTNVGTRISKIAFNSTVEIVIQDTNLLSVESHPFHLHGYNFFVVGTGIGNFDPKKDPTKYNLNDPIERNTVGVPTGGWTAIRFRADNPGVWFFHCHLELHTGWGLKTAFLVENGPGLDHSILPPPKDLPSC; from the exons ATGGCAATGCGGACAAGTTTGTTAGGCGTCCTTGCCTTTGGTTTTCTTTGTTTCATTTGTCTACCTGCTGAGGCTGCCCTTAAGAAATATCAATTTGAT GTTAAAGTGTCAAATGTGAGCAGATTGTGCCATGCAAAACAAATGGTTACAGTTAATGGAGGATTTCCGGGGCCAACTATATATGCTAGAGAAGGAGATAGAGTTCAAATCAATGTTACTAACTATGCACAATATAACTTGTCCATTCATTG GCATGGTTTGAAACAATATCGCAATGGTTGGGCAGACGGTCCAGCTTACATAACTCAGTGCCCTATCCAGACAGGAGATAGCTATGTTTATGACTTCAATGTAACAGGACAAAGAGGTACCTTATGGTGGCATGCACATATTCTTTGGCTAAGGGCAACTGTCTATGGTGCAATAGTGATCATGCCACAACAAGGAACTCCCTTCCCTTTTCCTCAACCAGATAGGGAAGAAGTACTTGTACTAG GAGAATGGTGGAATGCTGATGTTGAACaaattgagaaacaaggaaatgcATTAGGTTTACCTCCTAATATGTCTGATGCTCACACGATCAACGGAAAGCCAGGGCCTCTTTTTCCATGTTCTGAGAAAC ATACTTTTGCCATGGAAGTTGAAAAAGGAAAGACATACCTGTTGAGAATTATCAACGCTGCTCTCAATGATGAGCTCTTTTTTGCCCTGGCTAATCATACCTTCACAGTGGTAGAAATTGATGCAGTCTACACGAAACCATTTACCACAGACTCCATTCTGATTGCACCAGGCCAGACTACAAATGTTCTGGTTCGTGCCAACCAACTTCCAGGAAGATACTTCATGGCTGCAAGGGCCTTCATGGATGCTCCAATCAGTGTGGATAACAAGACTGCCACTGCTATATTCCAGTACAAGGGAATCCCAGAAACCGTGATTCCAAAACTTCCTACTTTGCCTGCACAAAATGACTCAGACTTTGCTTTGAGCTATAACTCTAAACTCAAAAGCTTAAATACTCCCAAATATCCAGCAAACGTTCCCCTAAATGTTGATCGACACCTCTTGTTAACAGTTGGCCTTGGGATAAATCCTTGTCCCACCTGTCTAAATGGAACTAGGCTAACAGCTTCTTTGAACAACATTTCCTTCATCATGCCAGAAACTGCACTTCTTCAGTCTCATTACTTCAACATTAAGGGTGTATACACTCCAGATTTCCCAGACAAACCACCTACTCCATTCAATTTTACAGGGGCACCCCTTACAGCCAACCTAAGGACAAATGTAGGCACAAGGATCAGTAAAATTGCTTTCAATTCCACTGTTGAAATAGTAATCCAAGACACCAACTTGTTATCGGTGGAATCACATCCTTTCCATCTCCATGGCTACAATTTCTTTGTGGTTGGAACTGGCATTGGAAACTTTGACCCCAAGAAAGATCCAACAAAATACAACTTGAATGATCCTATAGAAAGAAATACTGTAGGTGTTCCAACTGGTGGTTGGACTGCTATTCGATTCAGGGCTGATAATCCAG GGGTCTGGTTCTTCCATTGTCATCTGGAGTTGCACACAGGCTGGGGACTGAAAACAGCATTTTTAGTGGAAAATGGACCAGGATTAGATCATAGTATTCTGCCTCCACCAAAGGACCTTCCATCATGCTAA